The DNA sequence cgcgctctgtctctgcctctctcaaaaagtaaatgaacattaaaaaaagattgtttttaggcattaaaaaaaagacacctgtCATTGGATTGAGGTCCCACTGGGGAGccaggatgacctcatctcaTACTtcccttaattacatctgcaaacacCCTACTTCCAAAGAAGGTCACGGTCTGAGGTTTCCGGTGGACACGAATTTGGGGGGATGCTCTTCAAACAAGTACAGTTGTGCGCAGGCAAAAGAGGCGGGGCTGCATTTGAGTCTGCCCACAGGATATACCAGCATCGTCCTTACGTTCCAGGTCCTGTGCTTCGTCCCGGAACCGTATCCCTGGACACAACAGACAGACAAACTGGGTGCTCGCTCTcgtagaaaataacaaaaagttcAGGAAATCAGTAAAGGAAGATGACGGGTTTAGAGTGTGGTGACCGGCTCCGAAGGAGTGAAACAGGGCCTGGGAGTGTATCAGTTACCTGTCAGTTCcatggctgtgtaacaaattaccccagaACCTAGAGGCTTAAGACAATGATCAGTATCCTTTCCTGTgacttctgtgggtcaggaattcagatgTCGCCAAGATGTCACCATCTTATCTGCTCTGCTGTGTCTGGAGCCTCAGCTCCAGGATTCAGGATCCGGGGCCAGAATTACCCAAAGCTCTGTTCACTCAGACATGTTGCTAGAGCCCCTATACGTGGCCTCTGCATGTGGTCTTGGCTTCCTTTGCTTACAACTCAGTGCTGGGTTCCGAGGTCCACTGTCCAGAAAGATGTGAGAACACCTGCGTGCCTGGAGGAGAGGTGCTGTCTCTGAGCCCCAGTCTCGGAAATCACACAGCATGACTATTGCCCCATTCTCTTCATTAGAAGCAAGTCCCTGAGTCTGCCCACTCCTGTGGGGTAGGGAAAATAGGACCTGACCTGCCTTTTGAAGGGACGACTGTCAAAGAATTTGCAAGCATGTTTTCAAACAGCTATACGGTGATCCACGCTGGGCAGGGCTGGAGAGACCTCTCTAGGCAGGGGACATTGGAGCTGAGAGGTAAAGGATGTGTAGGAAccctgatgggggtgggggtgggggctctggggCAGAATGTTTCAACAGTGGGAACCGCATGGGCAAAGGTCCTGGAGAACGTTCCCATCTCCCCACAAGATGACTCCTGCCCCTTTGCCATCAGTATCCCTGGCCACCCCAGCCCCCGTCCCCTTCCTCCACCGATCGGACTTCTCACACCTGATCCCGATCAGCTTCGCCTGTGCAAAGTAGGTGCTCAGGTCTGGGGCCCTGAAGAAATCTGGGCCTCTGCACTGGTCGCCAGGGAGGGGCGGGATGCTGGGCTCCAGGGTCAGGGGCTTGAAAGCAGTCCTTCAACctctgtttactgagcacctactatgtgccaggctcctgATCAGATGCAGGTGTCGCTTCCCCTGGTTACCTCCCCTGGTGACGTGGTGGCCATCCTCCTGGAGTGCCGGCCTGAGTTCGCGGGGCTGTGGCTGGGCCTGGCCAAGGCGGGCGTGGAAGCCGCACTGCTCGATGTTAACCTGCGGCGGGAACAGGGGCTTCGATGAGCAGGGCTCTCCGATTAGGGGTGTTCATCTACATGGAGGCCGTCGTCACCCTGAGAGTAACAGGGCGGGCACCCAGAGGGAACCGGTTGGGGAGCAGCCTCCTCACAGCTGTCCCTATGCCTGTGCCTCTTCTCAGTGTGGCCTTGCCCTGAGACCGTGCTCACGTGTGGCGGCCTCTCCTCTCACCGAAGATCTTGCCAGGCTCAGGCTGGCTGCTCTCGTGGGCTGTGGGGTTCAGGCCTGGCCCGGGAGCTCCAGacgcctctctctccctccaagaCTGTCCTGTGGGATTGCTTGTGGCAGGCTCACTGCGCTCCAGGAGAGTGGGGCCTTGATCTGTCTCCGCTGCTGTCTCTCCAGGCCCTAGAGCAAAACAGACAGAAATTCCTGTCACCTAGAGCAGAAAGAGATAGCCCAGGGGCAAGATGGTAGGCCTGGCATTTGACAATATAAGTGCTGTGTTGATAAGCGCAACAAAGCAGGGaccagagagggggagacaggggggTGGTCAGTAACAGACGGGTGTCATTTGAGCCACGACCtaagggaagtgggggaggagccgcGTGGATGTTGGCAGAAGAGCGGTCCAGGCAGGGGGCATAGcgcatgcaaaggccctggggtgggagcaTGCCAGGTGGTGTCTTCAGGGAAACAGCAAGAAGGGCCCTGTGGCTGGAGTGAGTGAGCAAGGggtaggaaaaggagaaggagcggaaggaagagggagggggagaagggttAGGTTTGGGTTACCGCTGGGTCTGTCTCGCCCATCGTGGACCTGGCACCCAATAGGTGCTCATCATTTGGGAGGTGAGTGGAAGAATCTGCCTCTGTGTTGGCCGCTACCTCGAGTTCCAGGTTGGGAGACACGAACACAGTCCGGCCTCTTTGTGTATGGATCTAGTACGTACCGGGCATGCGGCCGGTGCAGATGTGACTTCCCCGGGGAGCTCAcgacccaggggtggggggaacagacCCATGACCGAGTGGCTCCGCACAGGGGCTTTGGTGGGGGAGCACAGAGGATGGGGAGGTTTCCCAAGGTGAACAAGAGAGCATTCCCTGAGCCCAGCCGGTGTCTGTCCCAGCCTGGCCCCGTTTGGGGGACTCTGCGCTTTGATGGGGGAGCAgtgggtgcagggcaggggctgagccccggaaggcttcctggaggagatgacGGGGACCCCAGGCTCGGGTGGGTGGAGCATGAGGAGTCCAGGCTGCAGGTGCTCGTGGGGACTGGGGGAGGCTCTGGACGTCCcaggagagagaaacaaggaCGATCTGTGGTACTTGCGCGTTGCTTGGTCAACAGCCCTTCTCACGCTCTCAGTCCCCCGAGAGACCCAGCAACCAAAGCGTCCTTATCGAAGCCTCGCCGTCCTCGGAGGCGCAGGGACCTTTCCCTCTGCTGTCTCCAGATGGAGAtgctgaggcttggagaggtctCCTGGAGGCCGGGCGGGGCACCCAGTGACGccgtctcctcccttccccctcccagcgGCCTCTCTGTGCTGATCCGCGTGCGCCTGGAGCTGCGGCGGCACCAGCGTGCCCGCCACACCATCCCACGGATCTTCCAGGTGGTGGCACAGAGGCAGCCTGACCGCCTGGCGCTGGTGGACGCGGGCAGCGGCGTGTGCTGGACCTTTGCGCAGCTGGACGCCTACTCCAATGCCGTGGCCAACCTCTTCTGCCGGCTGGGCTTCACTCCAGGTGACGTGGTGGCCATCCTCCTGGAGGGCCGGCCCGAGTTCGTGGGGCTGTGGCTGGGCCTGGCCAAGGCGGGCGTGGAAGCCGCGCTGCTCAATGTGAACCTGCGGCGGGAGCCCCTGGCCTTCTGCCTGGGCACCTCGGGTGCCAAGGCCCTCATCTTCGGAGGGGAGCTGGCAGCAGGTGAGGCCGGGCGCAGCTGGCATCCctgagccgggggggggggggggcggtgagatGGCGAGGTACATCCCAGGCCGCCCTTGACCGTGACGTCTGCTCTGGGCTACAGCGGTGGCCGAAGTGAGCGGACAGCTGGGGAAGAGTCTGCTCAAGTTCTGCTCTGGAGAACTGGGGCCTGAGGGCATCCTGCCGGATGCCCGACTCCTGGACCCGCTGCTGAAGGAGGCCTCCACCGCCCCCCTGGCACAGCCCCCTGACAAGGGAATGGATGGTGAGGCTGGCATGGGACACCCGCCTTCCTTCCGCTGccagtgccccccgccccccaccccctcatcctCGGACCCCAACACATGCGTCTCCTGCAGATCGACTCTTCTACATCTACACGTCGGGGACCACGGGGCTGCCCAAGGCCGCCATTGTAGTGCACAGCAGGTGAGGGGGGCCCGTGGGCATCACCCCAGCTTTGGAGAGTGACTCCCGCTCGCCTCTACGGCCGACCCCTTCCCTCCGCTCTTGTTGGGATCTTGGGGACATTTCTGTCTTCACCCCGCGGAAGACCCACGGCCCATCTCAGGACAGTGCCGCTCCGTCCGCGGGAGGGTCTCAAATCCTAAACcagaccacccccccccgccccccgccccccccccccccccccccccccccccgtgccagACTTCCCTGTACCTGCCTTGGCCCTCAGAGTAAAATCCATGCCCGCGTTGCCCACCCCCTGCCaattctcattttcctcctctccacccctcgCTCAAGCCCTCTCAGCTCGTTACTTCCTCAACTCGGCCAGGGCCCTTCTgccctctgggcctttgcacaggctgcgCTCTCCACCAGGGCGCTCTTTAGCTCAGCCCCCATAGCCCTTTCTCACCAGATCCCAGCTCATGTGTCACCTCCCCACACCTCTCTGGCTGTCACCTTCAGCCCCTCTCCGTGTCCCTGCTCTCTTGTATTCCTCCTGGCACCTAGCCCCACCGGCAAGGCAATTAAGGGGCTGCAGGTTCGTCTCCcgcccgccaccccccccacccccccaccccaccccaccccaccccccgctgtAAGCTGGGCTGGCTCTGCCTGGGTCCCTGCTgggtcccctcccccgccacagATTCCCCCCACTCCCATACCCTGGAGGACATAAGCCCCAGCCCCtgcactccctgcccccaccccccgcaggtACTACCGCATCGCAGCCTTCGGCCACTACGCCTACAGCATGCAGGTGGCAGACGTGCTCTATGACTGCCTGCCCCTGTACCACACGGCAGGTACTGTGGGCAggccgggcgggggtggggcagggactgGGGACCCCTCACCGAGCCCGCCCTCTGCAGGCAACATCATGGGCGTGGGGCAGTGTCTCCTCTACGGGCTGACGGTGGTCCTCCGCAAGAAGTTCTCAGCCAGCCGCTTCTGGGATGACTGCGTCAAGTACAACTGCACGgtcaggccccgcccctcccgcgcGCTGCCCCGCCCTCCACCTGCAGGGCCTCCGCTGTGGGGCAGCCACTCCCCCGACCCCCTGTTCTCCAGGGCCCCGGAGGGGCACAGGAAGGTGGCCCGTGCTTCTTGAGCACGTGCTCCGTGTCAGCCCCAGGCTAACCTTACTTCGACATGCAAACTCCTTGGACTCTTAGGACTGCTTGAGAGTGGGCAGAGGCATCGCAGAGGCCATTGTGCAGGTGGGGAAATTGAGGCCTGTAAGGCATCTGGAATTGGGGCCAGGCTGCCTGAGTTCTCTAACGCACCGCCCTGGGCCCCAGCAGCCTTCCCTGCTGGCGGCTGCAGGAAATGAGGCCTGTGGGTGCAGTCGCCGCCCTGCGCTGGTTAAGGCCACAAGGTGTGGGGCTCAGGTGGGGTGAGGACATCCACAGTCCTGTAGAAAATGAGGGGGGGGGGCGCTAGGACCCggtccttcctctcttctcccctccacgGTGAGAGGAAACCAGCCTGCGGATTTCAGTGTCctgatgaaaatagaaatacaggtGCTATCACCTGCCTCCAGGAAgaaggggtgaggagaggagagaatgggatGTGTCCAGGGACTGGCAAGTTGGCAGGTGCCCACCTCACCTTGGATGGGTGGGGTCCAGAGAGGTTAGGCCAgctgcccaggtcacacagctaggcaGGGTGGGGGCTCTGGGTTGGCATCTTGGGGGTTTTTGGGGGGCAATGACTGATTTGctctccttttgaggattttccGTTTTTCCTTGCGGGCGGCCCTTGAGGAACGTTGTTAAACCAAGTCTTGAAATGCAAGCGGGTCTGTTTGATCCACTTGATTATTGAGAGTTGTGAATACAGATCACCCCCCACCGCTTTCTGAAAGTTCCAGTGACAGTGCTTTGCTTTGGGGAAAGACCTACATCAGTACCTGATTTCACTAACCGAAGGAAATCCGAGGAGGATTTTCTCTTTTGCACCTGTCACTGGCCCCAGGGGCCTTCAAACACCCCATCCTGCCCCCTCtagccccacccacatccctcctTCGGCATCATTGTGAAACAACCCCCAGAGAGCAGTGTGTTTCCTACATAGATGTTTCTGGAAAACCTCTGAAAGATGAGGACTGTTTTGCTTTTGAGGCAAAATTCGTAtgaaataaaccattttttttttattatttttttttaacattcatttttgagacagagacagagcgtgaacgggggaggggcagagagagagggagacacagaatccgaaacaggctccaggctctgagctgtcagcacagagcccgacgcggggctcgaactcacagactgcgagatcatgacctgagccgaagtcggacgtccaaccgactgagccacctaggcgccccgaaataaaccatttttaaagcGGACAGTTAGTGACCCTTAGTGCATTCACcatgttgtgtaaccatcacctctaattccagaacatttccatcacgcCCGAAGGAAAACCCGGTATCAGCAGTCACTCCCTAGccctgtccgcccccccccccccccccccccgcccgccccccttGCCTGGGGTAGCCACTAATTTGCTCTCtatctttatggatttgcctgtcCTGGACCTTTCTTGTAAGTGGGATCAGATACTGtgtggctttttgtgtctggtgagGGCTGTTTCTAGAACAAAAGACGTGAAAGCAGGGTctcgaagagatatttgcacacaaAGGTTCACAGCAGCGCTGTTTACAATGGCTGAAACATGGAAGCCAACGGGGCTGCCGGAGGGGGTGGGGACCCAGCGTCTAGTGGGGACAGAGTCTCGGTTCTCCAAGACGAAAGGAGTTCCGGTGGATGGTGATGGCTGGCTcccagtgtgaatgtacttaatactacCGAGCTGTGCCCTTAAAAGTGCTTCAGATGGTCAATTTGAGGTATACGTGAAtgcaacaagaaaagaaaaaaaacccggTAAGCTCAGCACCGCCATCACAGCCAGAAAGTGACAGTGACCCCCGCAGTGTCATCAGGAATCCGGGCAGCGGCTCAGTCCCCAGGGACTCGCCTTGTCAAAAAGGTGGTCTTTCCCCTGTTTCTAGAATGCGGACAAAATCCGTTTTTAGAGGAGACCCACGCATTTCGACCGTCGATATGTCTCCTGGGAATCCGTTCATCTGTAGGaacctcttgtttcttttttttcctccatcttgTGTGTATTTACTGAAGAAAGGAAGTTGCTTGTCCTGTAGTGTTTTCCCGATCTGGAGACAGTGTCTCTTAACGTGTTCCTCTGTCCCTGGCATTTCCTGTCCATTGGGAGTTGTTTCTCCACCATGATGCTTGGGATATTTGGGGCTGGATCAGTCTCTGCTCTGGGGGCCATCCTGTGCACTGCAGGATATTGACAGGCATTCCTGACCTGACATCACTAGAGGCCAAGAGCATcccatgcaccccccccccccagtcgtGACCGTTCAAAATGCATCCAGATGTTGCCAAGTGTTCTGGGGGGATAGAATTGCCTGTGGTTGAGAACCCCTGGTCTAGATATTTGATCAGCTTCAAGTTCAACTTTTTTGGCAAGGATTCCTCGTAGGTGGTGCTGTGCCCTCCCACTGGGAGGCCCGTGGTGTCAGGTGGTCCCCCTCTTTGTCCTTGACATGCCGTGCTGCATCGGGCATCATTCACCGTCTCTGGACCCTTGGTAGTCTGTTTCTAACAAGGGGAATTTCTGTGTCTAAAAGAAGGTACGTGCTAAATACTGAGGGGCTCTTTAAGGAATAGAGGACGGAATCCTCAGAGGTCAAGTTTAACAAGGACATTGACAAAACAAGTGCATGCATTTGGGTTCGGAAATCCCATCCCTTGGCTGTTGGACAGAGAAACTGCTTGGCTGCTGTTTACTTGCAGCGGTGGCCCCAGGCCCAAACAACCGTCCATCCGTCCTCAGGGGAGGCAGCGGGCTGTCATTTAGAGCCCCACTTtcgaggctcctgggtggctcagttggttaagcattcgatttcggctcgggtcatgatctccctgttcgtgggttcgagcctcgcgtcgggctcggcactgacagctcagagcctggagcctgcttcggattctgtgtctccctctgtctctgcccctcccctgctcacgctctgtctctgtctctctctctcaaaaataaataaacattagaaccCCACTTTCTTCGCTGTGTAGCAACAGACGGGCAGGGGACAGGTGACTCCACCCCTCCTCATCCCTGGGGGTGCTGAATGTGTGGtgcctgtgtctctccctgcccaCTGGGGTGAGTGCATCTAGTATACAAGGTCACCCTGATGCGGGGGAGTTGTAGCAGGGTCCCTGGTCGATGATCTGCTCCCAGCCTCTATCTAGGTGCCACCGTGCAGGCTGGAGGTGTTGGCATAGGCCATCTGATGTCTGCCTCTCTGAGCTGACCTGAGTTGTCTTCCCTTCAGCCCTGGGTCTGTCCCGGGGTCCAGGCAGAGGTAAAGATCAGCTGTTTGCTTTCAGCGTGACACAGACTCAGGGCCAtggttggtggggaggggggggggatggtgtCATTGTCTCCCTCCGCTGCCTCAATCGTGGCTGGGTTGTCCCTCCCCTGGCCTGAAGAGGACAGCTGAGAGCTGGACAGCTTCAGGCACGACCTGATGCAGgaggtgctctgtctctgtccacttcttgtttttctccttcctagGTGTGCAGCTTCCTTCTTAGCCCTGTTCCTTCTGGCAGGTTTTCAGCAGCTCAGGTAGCGACAGTCTGGGGCTGATTCTCATTGGCCTAATTCTGGTCATGTGCTCACCCTTGAACCAATTACTAGCTGGGGACGGACTGGGCTGGTTGGCCCCCCGCTGTGTCTTAGGTTGGCGTGGGCTGGGCCCCCGGCAAAAGCACTGACCTGAGCCTAGGGACCGAGGGAGAGAACTCCCCACCTTCAGGCTCTGACCTTGCCCCATCCTGGGCTTGCCTCGTGTCCAGCAGCTGATGATCTTGGACAGGCCGTTGCCCTCTGTGAATCTCATGCCTTCCTGTCCCGCGTGGAGTGTTGGGAGAATTAAACGGATGAGCTCTGTGTTTGGCGGTAGAATACTCAGCACATGTGTTTATTCATCAGGGATTCAACAAGCACTGTGCAGGGAATGCCTCTCCGCGGCAGTGATATTTGGCCCAAACCCTGGGGACCCAGATGCATCCCTGGGGAAGGATTTTCGCTCCAGGCAGCGggcacagcatgtgcaaagaccctgaggaggAGCCCTGTGTGGCACAGGGTGTtggtgggaaagggaaggaggggaggcagtgggggcGAAGGGAATTGACCACTGGCAgaaatttggactttatcctgttGGTGAGGGGACGCTGTGAACACTTTGGAGCTGTAATGATCAACTTGGCGCTTCATCCTGAGCGTGTAACTGTTTCATTCATACTCCGGCCGCGATGCCCAGATTCAAATCAAGCACTATCACTTACCAGCTTTGGTCCGGTTATTTACTGTCTGTGACCCCTAGTAaagttggtggtggtggtgatgggggtaATCCTTAGGAAGTCAAACCTCAGATAAGGACTTGAAGGCACCTGGGGTATCTGGGAGATgactcacccccctcccccccgcccccggaggtGGACCCTTGAGACGGGGAGGGAAGGagccctgcggggggggggggggggggggggcggggcgctgaGGTTCGGGTCAGAGAGGCAGCGTGGGGATGGACggagcgcgggggggggggggggggcatgggggaCGCTGACCGCATCCTCTCGGCCCCTGCCCCTGGCGTGGATTCGGGCGAGGGGCAGGCGTAAACGGCCTGGGCTGTTTTGTTACCATCGCCCTTTAAGAGCGCTTTGTTCCTAGCGCCCAGGTTGGAGGGGTGGCTCGGGGGCTGGGGCCCAGCGTGGCCGCCCAACCCTCGCTTccccccctctcccgcccccagGTGGTGCAGTACATCGGGGAGATCTGCCGCTACCTGCTGAAGCAGCCCGTGCGCGAGGCCGAAGGGCGGCACCGCGTGCGCCTGGCCGTGGGCAACGGGCTGCGGCCCGCCATCTGGGAGGAGTTCACCGAGCGCTTCGGCGTGCGCCAGATCGGCGAGTTCTATGGAGCCACCGAGTGTAACTGCAGCATCGCCAACGTGGACGGGAAGGTGGGCGGCGGTGGGGCGGCGCGGGGCAGGCTCTGACCTTCCGGGATCGCTGCTACCTCTGCCTACCCGGCCCCGCGTTCTCCCAGAGCAGCCTGATCTGCTGGGAGCGCCCGGCCAGGtggcacagggcaggggagggaggggggaggcgccTGGGACTGCCAGggcgcgcgggggggggggggggggggtccctcttCCGGCATGCACAGTTAGTGGCTTGACGGTGCCCCTGAATTCAAGTCCTCGGTGAGGCCATGTGTATCTTGGGCAAAGGGCTCAGCCTTTTCTGTTTGCACCTGTGGAGGTGGCCAGGGGAGAGCGGGACTCTGGGGGATCCAGGGGCCAGGGTTGGGGTGCCCATCCCCTCCTACTGGATAAGTCACTCAGACTCCTTGGGCCTTGGCTTCCTCCTCTGTACATGGGGACGACAGCCCATTGGGCCTGTTCTAATCTAATCACCCAACTTAATCACGAGCTCAGCGCGGCACCCCCAGGTTGCAAGCTCTCTGCGGTTGCTTTTATGATTCGCAATTAATGTTTCCGTCCTGCCTTAGCAGGACCCTGCTGCCTTATCGAACTCCTCCCATCCTAAGCCAGGCACCGCTAATGAGAATAACAATAAAGCAAGCACCAGAGGGGCAGTGATTTgtttcctgtctgtctctgttttggGTCCTCAGGACCTGAGAACAAGGCACTGCCCCCACCGTGCATGTCTGTCGAAGACACTCTGGGCTGCATTAACACCAGTTGCTGCCGTAACAGCACACGGCAGCACAGACCCATTAGACAGGGATTTGTGCTCACTGGACTGAGCCAGGCAAGGTGGCATGCAGCGGGGAGCGGGCAGAAGCTCTGCCAGTGTCCCCACGTGGCTCCGGGGTTACCCCAGGCGTTCACTTCCTGCCAGCATAGAGGGTTTTAGGGACCAGGAAGTGGTGACCAGTCAGCAGGTTTCCTCACGAGATGATGGCCAAAGGAGGCCggggagatgggaggaggggcaTGAGTCCTGGGAAGGCAGCACGGCCCTTAATACCCCCTTTTTCGGAtcgcccaaggccacagagctcaGGGACACAGCGTGCTAAttccaggccctggggcaggagaggcaAGGTGTCAGTGGGGAGGACACCATGCCCCACGGGGCTCCTCACCGACGTGGCTCGCCCCCTCCCAGGTCGGCTCCTGTGGCTTTAACAGCCGTATCTTGCCCCATGTGTACCCCATCCGGCTGGTGAAGGTCAACGAGGACACCATGGAACTATTGCGGGATGCCCAGGGCCTCTGCATCCCGTGTCAGGCCGGtgagccaggccc is a window from the Leopardus geoffroyi isolate Oge1 chromosome A2, O.geoffroyi_Oge1_pat1.0, whole genome shotgun sequence genome containing:
- the SLC27A1 gene encoding long-chain fatty acid transport protein 1 isoform X3, which produces MRAPGAGSASVVSLVLLWLLGLPWTWSAAAALGVYVGGGGWRFLRIVCKTARRDLFGLSVLIRVRLELRRHQRARHTIPRIFQVVAQRQPDRLALVDAGSGVCWTFAQLDAYSNAVANLFCRLGFTPGDVVAILLEGRPEFVGLWLGLAKAGVEAALLNVNLRREPLAFCLGTSGAKALIFGGELAAAVAEVSGQLGKSLLKFCSGELGPEGILPDARLLDPLLKEASTAPLAQPPDKGMDDRLFYIYTSGTTGLPKAAIVVHSRYYRIAAFGHYAYSMQVADVLYDCLPLYHTAGNIMGVGQCLLYGLTVVLRKKFSASRFWDDCVKYNCTVVQYIGEICRYLLKQPVREAEGRHRVRLAVGNGLRPAIWEEFTERFGVRQIGEFYGATECNCSIANVDGKVGSCGFNSRILPHVYPIRLVKVNEDTMELLRDAQGLCIPCQAGEPGLLVGQINQQDPLRRFDGYISESATSKKIAHSVFRKGDSAYLSGDVLVMDELGYMYFRDRGGDTFRWRGENVSTTEVEGVLSRLLGQTDVAVYGVAVPGTFKIQKTRLQHEGFDPRQTSDRLFFLDLKQGHYLPLDQSVYTRICSGAFAL
- the SLC27A1 gene encoding long-chain fatty acid transport protein 1 isoform X1; protein product: MRAPGAGSASVVSLVLLWLLGLPWTWSAAAALGVYVGGGGWRFLRIVCKTARRDLFGLSVLIRVRLELRRHQRARHTIPRIFQVVAQRQPDRLALVDAGSGVCWTFAQLDAYSNAVANLFCRLGFTPGDVVAILLEGRPEFVGLWLGLAKAGVEAALLNVNLRREPLAFCLGTSGAKALIFGGELAAAVAEVSGQLGKSLLKFCSGELGPEGILPDARLLDPLLKEASTAPLAQPPDKGMDDRLFYIYTSGTTGLPKAAIVVHSRYYRIAAFGHYAYSMQVADVLYDCLPLYHTAGNIMGVGQCLLYGLTVVLRKKFSASRFWDDCVKYNCTVVQYIGEICRYLLKQPVREAEGRHRVRLAVGNGLRPAIWEEFTERFGVRQIGEFYGATECNCSIANVDGKVGSCGFNSRILPHVYPIRLVKVNEDTMELLRDAQGLCIPCQAGEPGLLVGQINQQDPLRRFDGYISESATSKKIAHSVFRKGDSAYLSGAKILGAGCGDGGPPSYLSSSPLPGDVLVMDELGYMYFRDRGGDTFRWRGENVSTTEVEGVLSRLLGQTDVAVYGVAVPGVEGKAGMAAIADPHGQLSPNVLYQELQKVLAPYARPIFLRLLPQVDTTGTFKIQKTRLQHEGFDPRQTSDRLFFLDLKQGHYLPLDQSVYTRICSGAFAL
- the SLC27A1 gene encoding long-chain fatty acid transport protein 1 isoform X4; translated protein: MRAPGAGSASVVSLVLLWLLGLPWTWSAAAALGVYVGGGGWRFLRIVCKTARRDLFGLSVLIRVRLELRRHQRARHTIPRIFQVVAQRQPDRLALVDAGSGVCWTFAQLDAYSNAVANLFCRLGFTPGDVVAILLEGRPEFVGLWLGLAKAGVEAALLNVNLRREPLAFCLGTSGAKALIFGGELAAAVAEVSGQLGKSLLKFCSGELGPEGILPDARLLDPLLKEASTAPLAQPPDKGMDDRLFYIYTSGTTGLPKAAIVVHSRYYRIAAFGHYAYSMQVADVLYDCLPLYHTAGNIMGVGQCLLYGLTVVLRKKFSASRFWDDCVKYNCTVVQYIGEICRYLLKQPVREAEGRHRVRLAVGNGLRPAIWEEFTERFGVRQIGEFYGATECNCSIANVDGKVGSCGFNSRILPHVYPIRLVKVNEDTMELLRDAQGLCIPCQAGEPGLLVGQINQQDPLRRFDGYISESATSKKIAHSVFRKGDSAYLSGTFKIQKTRLQHEGFDPRQTSDRLFFLDLKQGHYLPLDQSVYTRICSGAFAL
- the SLC27A1 gene encoding long-chain fatty acid transport protein 1 isoform X2; amino-acid sequence: MRAPGAGSASVVSLVLLWLLGLPWTWSAAAALGVYVGGGGWRFLRIVCKTARRDLFGLSVLIRVRLELRRHQRARHTIPRIFQVVAQRQPDRLALVDAGSGVCWTFAQLDAYSNAVANLFCRLGFTPGDVVAILLEGRPEFVGLWLGLAKAGVEAALLNVNLRREPLAFCLGTSGAKALIFGGELAAAVAEVSGQLGKSLLKFCSGELGPEGILPDARLLDPLLKEASTAPLAQPPDKGMDDRLFYIYTSGTTGLPKAAIVVHSRYYRIAAFGHYAYSMQVADVLYDCLPLYHTAGNIMGVGQCLLYGLTVVLRKKFSASRFWDDCVKYNCTVVQYIGEICRYLLKQPVREAEGRHRVRLAVGNGLRPAIWEEFTERFGVRQIGEFYGATECNCSIANVDGKVGSCGFNSRILPHVYPIRLVKVNEDTMELLRDAQGLCIPCQAGEPGLLVGQINQQDPLRRFDGYISESATSKKIAHSVFRKGDSAYLSGDVLVMDELGYMYFRDRGGDTFRWRGENVSTTEVEGVLSRLLGQTDVAVYGVAVPGVEGKAGMAAIADPHGQLSPNVLYQELQKVLAPYARPIFLRLLPQVDTTGTFKIQKTRLQHEGFDPRQTSDRLFFLDLKQGHYLPLDQSVYTRICSGAFAL